A single window of Metallosphaera hakonensis JCM 8857 = DSM 7519 DNA harbors:
- the cdvB1/B2 gene encoding cell division protein CdvB1/B2, producing the protein MTSKVEEFVKNWNGKQEPGIGERVKGAFKQKQPLRYKLVTANYKLKTTINRLDVYISKMQERDRILFERIITAQMSKDNARASMYANEIAEIRKMTKQMMGVQIALEQVQLRLETVTEVADVFNSLIPVIGVVRELKNAIKGVMPEISMEIADIEEGLQEVVIEAGDFTGASLEQAPSSPEARKILQEASMIAEQRMKENFPDLPALVSTAQKSENGNGAK; encoded by the coding sequence ATGACCAGTAAAGTAGAGGAGTTCGTTAAGAACTGGAACGGAAAACAGGAGCCTGGTATTGGGGAGAGGGTGAAGGGTGCTTTCAAACAGAAGCAACCATTAAGGTACAAGCTGGTCACTGCTAATTACAAATTGAAGACAACTATAAACAGACTTGACGTTTACATATCAAAGATGCAAGAAAGGGACAGGATTCTATTTGAAAGAATCATTACTGCCCAAATGTCCAAGGATAATGCTAGGGCATCGATGTACGCTAACGAGATAGCAGAGATAAGGAAAATGACAAAGCAGATGATGGGAGTACAGATAGCCTTGGAGCAAGTACAGCTCAGATTGGAGACCGTAACAGAGGTGGCGGATGTCTTCAATAGTCTAATACCAGTTATCGGTGTAGTCAGGGAGCTGAAGAATGCGATTAAGGGCGTAATGCCAGAGATCAGTATGGAAATAGCTGACATAGAAGAGGGGTTACAGGAGGTAGTAATTGAGGCAGGAGACTTCACTGGAGCCAGTCTAGAACAAGCGCCTTCGAGTCCAGAGGCCAGGAAGATATTGCAAGAGGCAAGCATGATAGCGGAGCAGAGAATGAAGGAGAACTTCCCAGACCTACCTGCCCTTGTTAGTACTGCTCAGAAATCCGAGAATGGTAACGGAGCTAAATGA